A window from Herbaspirillum sp. meg3 encodes these proteins:
- a CDS encoding bifunctional diguanylate cyclase/phosphodiesterase, translating into MRALQRRLSNAFVAIQARYGRSARARSMHARLHANAYAGHLHQQVRAPSADLARSFRYVADQSLVGVYMLRSDGAVLHANDKMANMLGYDSAADVIGLHIANLTAPEDLALLEENLQARLSGAEEHVRYTHRILSRDGTRRWVEVHGSVCQYDGGTALVEMALDVNQKVQSEWQSRLADRVFESTSEGILITDAEFRILAVNPAFTRITGYHPEEAMDKRSRMMTGPGAQAEINRGMLQRLASDGHWQGEMKDRRKDGSWYPAWLSISAIRDNQGGITNYVGVFTDNTIRKEAENKLAFLADHDSLTGLLNRSSLMRIFAQQIEAAQTSGETLVLFFIDLDRFKTVNDTLGHHAGDQLLVAAAERLREQLRPDDVLARFGGDEFVVILGDSPPQEMISAIAQRLINSILRPFVINGHEMFISASIGSAAYPEHGEDAIAILKNADIAMYHAKERGKNAFQLFNKEMSNHALEQMLLENSLRHAIERKEFELYYQPQFSAVDGAICGAEALIRWRHPTRGLVAPGMFITLAEQTGLIVPLGAWVLREACRQGKVWLDRGYQFGRIAVNLSPRQFSSDDLLSTIDNALGQSGLPSAMLELEITEGAIMQNPQEAVVLLKRMRQLGVTISVDDFGTGYSSLASLKQYPLDTLKIDRSFVKGIPADADDVAITEAIIAVAHKLHLQVVAEGVESQEQHDFLRAAGCDIVQGYLHSKPLSAGEIEAQWYLGGVQAET; encoded by the coding sequence TTGAGAGCATTGCAGAGACGACTATCGAATGCGTTCGTCGCCATTCAGGCGAGGTATGGCCGTTCGGCGCGCGCGCGCAGCATGCATGCGCGGTTGCACGCTAACGCCTATGCCGGCCATCTTCATCAGCAGGTGCGCGCGCCGTCGGCGGATCTGGCACGCAGCTTCCGCTATGTCGCAGATCAGTCGCTGGTGGGCGTCTATATGCTGCGCAGCGACGGCGCAGTACTACACGCCAATGACAAGATGGCCAATATGCTCGGCTACGATAGCGCCGCCGACGTGATCGGCCTGCATATCGCCAACCTCACCGCACCGGAAGACCTCGCCCTGCTGGAAGAAAACCTGCAGGCGCGTCTCTCCGGCGCAGAAGAACATGTGCGTTATACCCATCGCATCCTCAGCCGCGACGGTACGCGCCGCTGGGTGGAAGTGCACGGCAGCGTATGCCAGTATGACGGCGGCACGGCCCTGGTGGAGATGGCACTCGACGTCAATCAGAAGGTACAGTCCGAATGGCAGTCGCGCCTTGCCGACCGCGTCTTCGAATCGACCAGCGAAGGTATCCTGATCACCGATGCCGAGTTCCGCATCCTGGCCGTCAATCCCGCCTTTACACGCATTACCGGCTATCACCCGGAAGAAGCCATGGACAAGCGCTCGCGCATGATGACCGGCCCCGGCGCGCAGGCTGAAATCAACCGTGGCATGCTGCAGCGCCTCGCTTCAGACGGCCATTGGCAGGGTGAGATGAAAGACCGTCGCAAGGACGGCAGCTGGTATCCGGCATGGCTGTCGATTTCGGCCATCCGCGACAATCAGGGCGGCATCACCAATTACGTCGGTGTGTTCACCGACAACACCATCCGCAAGGAGGCAGAAAACAAACTGGCCTTCCTCGCCGATCACGACAGCCTGACCGGGCTGCTTAACCGCAGTAGTCTGATGCGTATTTTTGCTCAGCAGATTGAAGCGGCGCAGACGTCCGGGGAAACGCTGGTCCTGTTCTTCATCGACCTTGACCGCTTCAAGACCGTCAACGATACGCTCGGCCACCATGCCGGTGATCAGTTGCTGGTGGCCGCGGCTGAGCGTCTGCGCGAACAGCTGCGCCCGGACGACGTGCTGGCGCGTTTCGGCGGTGACGAGTTTGTCGTGATCCTCGGCGATTCACCGCCTCAGGAAATGATCTCCGCCATTGCGCAGCGCCTGATCAACAGTATCCTGCGGCCGTTCGTGATCAACGGTCATGAGATGTTCATCAGCGCCAGCATCGGCAGCGCCGCCTATCCGGAACACGGCGAAGATGCAATCGCGATTCTGAAGAATGCCGACATCGCCATGTACCACGCCAAGGAGCGCGGCAAGAACGCCTTCCAGCTGTTCAACAAGGAAATGAGCAATCATGCGCTGGAACAGATGCTGCTGGAAAACAGCTTGCGTCATGCGATCGAGCGCAAGGAATTCGAACTCTATTATCAGCCGCAATTTTCGGCGGTCGACGGCGCCATTTGCGGCGCCGAAGCCTTGATCCGTTGGCGTCATCCGACGCGCGGACTGGTGGCGCCGGGGATGTTCATCACCCTGGCGGAACAGACCGGCCTGATCGTGCCGTTGGGCGCCTGGGTGTTGCGCGAAGCTTGTCGCCAAGGCAAAGTCTGGCTGGACCGCGGCTACCAGTTCGGCCGCATTGCGGTGAACCTGTCGCCGCGCCAGTTTTCCTCCGATGATTTGCTGTCGACCATCGACAATGCCCTTGGACAAAGCGGCCTGCCGTCAGCGATGCTGGAGCTGGAAATCACCGAAGGCGCGATCATGCAAAATCCTCAGGAAGCAGTGGTGCTGCTCAAGCGCATGCGTCAGCTGGGGGTGACCATATCGGTGGATGATTTTGGCACCGGCTATTCGTCGCTGGCCAGCCTCAAGCAATATCCGCTCGATACGTTGAAGATCGACCGCAGTTTCGTCAAGGGTATCCCTGCTGATGCCGACGATGTGGCGATTACGGAAGCCATCATTGCGGTCGCCCACAAGTTGCATCTGCAAGTCGTTGCCGAGGGCGTGGAGTCTCAGGAACAGCACGACTTTCTGCGTGCTGCGGGCTGCGACATCGTGCAAGGCTATCTGCATTCCAAGCCGCTCTCTGCCGGCGAGATCGAAGCACAATGGTATCTCGGCGGCGTACAAGCCGAGACCTGA
- a CDS encoding LysR family transcriptional regulator has translation MDIRALRYFSETVRLNSFSRAADALHVTQSTVSKMVRQLEDEMDAPLLIRSGRSLQLTDTGRIVYEQAQQILANVERLNTEVHNTRNLRQGHLEIGIPPMVNILCTPVLKAFRERHPDIAITLVEDTGPRIEQRVAAGTLEIGMTVLPIAPELELNALPVARYPVWAVAQTGHFQKQRSTLPCKSLKDMPLLLLNNEFGLTRTLRSMFRESGIEPDIAAQSGQWDWLVGMALAGMGVALLPEPFVHRIATDQLQPVRLIEPEVQWQVAYVTRGGYLSHAARAWLALSEELFAGGKSV, from the coding sequence ATGGACATTCGCGCGCTGCGTTACTTTTCGGAAACGGTCAGGCTTAACAGCTTCAGCCGCGCCGCCGATGCCCTGCATGTGACGCAATCGACCGTCAGCAAAATGGTGCGCCAGCTGGAAGATGAAATGGATGCTCCGCTGTTGATCCGCTCAGGCCGCAGCCTTCAGCTCACCGATACCGGCCGCATCGTCTACGAGCAAGCGCAGCAGATTCTTGCCAACGTCGAGCGTCTCAATACCGAAGTCCACAACACCCGCAACCTGCGCCAGGGTCATCTTGAAATTGGCATCCCGCCGATGGTCAACATTCTCTGCACGCCGGTGCTGAAGGCGTTTCGCGAGCGCCATCCGGATATCGCCATCACGTTGGTGGAAGACACCGGCCCGCGTATCGAACAACGTGTCGCCGCCGGCACGTTGGAAATCGGCATGACGGTGCTGCCCATCGCGCCCGAACTTGAACTGAATGCCTTGCCCGTGGCGCGCTACCCGGTCTGGGCAGTGGCGCAAACCGGACACTTCCAGAAACAACGCAGCACACTGCCCTGCAAATCGCTCAAAGACATGCCCCTGCTATTGCTGAACAATGAATTTGGCCTCACGCGCACCCTGCGCAGCATGTTCCGCGAGTCCGGCATCGAACCTGACATTGCCGCCCAGAGCGGCCAGTGGGACTGGCTGGTCGGCATGGCGCTGGCGGGCATGGGCGTGGCCTTGTTGCCAGAACCTTTCGTACATCGCATCGCTACCGATCAGCTGCAACCGGTAAGGCTCATCGAGCCGGAGGTGCAATGGCAGGTCGCCTATGTCACACGCGGCGGCTATCTGTCGCATGCTGCGCGCGCCTGGCTGGCGCTGAGCGAAGAGCTGTTTGCCGGTGGCAAGTCCGTCTGA
- a CDS encoding acetyl-CoA hydrolase/transferase family protein, with protein MHCERIPSSLVDKVMSAAEAASLFHTGMTIGMSGFTRAGDAKALPRALAERAKTEALRFTVVTGASLGNDSDGLMAEAGLLARRLPFQVDTVLRKKINAGEVMFIDQHLSETVEQLRAGMPGKIDIAVIEAAAITAEGIIPTMSVGNSASFVEQAPQVIIELNTSVPLALTGLHDIYLPASRPARQPIPLTDPAQRIGTCAIPIDPSRIAAIVITDTPDSPSSVLPPDEETNAIAGHVIAFLEGEVAAGRMGPELAPLQAGIGTIANAVLHGLTQSSFRNLTMFSEVLQDSAIELLDSGQLAFASASSITLSSAMNARFMRDLDRYRSRIVLRPQEVSNHPELVRRLGLIALNTALEFDIYGNVNSTHVGGTHMMNGIGGSGDFARNAQVSIFVTKSIARGGDISSVVPMVSHVDHTEHDVDVLVTEYGLADLRGLAPRERAPLIIEHCVHPDYRPALREYFSRACATTGGQTPHLLSEALSWHINYAEHKTMRAVMSPA; from the coding sequence ATGCATTGCGAGCGTATTCCGTCTTCGCTGGTAGACAAAGTCATGTCCGCCGCCGAGGCTGCCAGCCTGTTTCACACCGGTATGACCATCGGCATGAGCGGCTTCACCCGCGCCGGCGACGCCAAAGCCCTTCCCCGCGCACTGGCCGAGCGCGCCAAAACCGAAGCCTTGCGCTTTACCGTTGTTACCGGCGCATCGCTGGGTAACGACAGCGATGGTCTGATGGCCGAAGCGGGTTTGCTGGCACGCCGCTTGCCGTTTCAGGTCGATACTGTCTTGCGCAAGAAAATCAATGCCGGCGAGGTGATGTTCATCGATCAGCACTTATCCGAAACCGTCGAACAGCTGCGGGCAGGCATGCCGGGCAAGATCGATATCGCAGTCATCGAAGCCGCCGCTATCACTGCAGAAGGCATCATCCCCACCATGTCCGTCGGCAATTCGGCGAGTTTTGTCGAACAGGCGCCGCAGGTGATCATTGAACTCAATACGAGTGTGCCGCTTGCCTTGACCGGTTTGCATGATATCTATCTGCCGGCTTCACGTCCGGCGCGTCAGCCGATTCCACTGACGGATCCGGCACAACGCATTGGTACGTGCGCCATTCCCATTGACCCGTCGCGCATCGCTGCCATCGTTATTACCGATACGCCCGACAGTCCGTCCAGTGTGCTGCCACCGGACGAGGAAACCAATGCCATCGCCGGACACGTCATTGCCTTTCTCGAAGGAGAAGTAGCCGCCGGACGCATGGGACCAGAACTGGCCCCTCTGCAAGCAGGCATCGGCACCATCGCCAATGCGGTATTGCATGGATTGACGCAATCGTCGTTTCGCAACCTGACCATGTTCTCGGAAGTCTTGCAAGACAGCGCCATTGAGTTACTCGACTCCGGTCAACTGGCCTTCGCGTCGGCGTCGTCGATTACCTTGTCGTCGGCGATGAATGCCAGGTTCATGCGTGACCTTGATCGCTATCGCTCGCGCATTGTGCTGCGTCCGCAAGAAGTCAGCAATCATCCAGAGCTGGTGCGCCGCCTTGGCCTTATTGCCCTTAACACGGCACTGGAGTTCGACATTTACGGTAACGTCAATTCGACCCATGTCGGCGGCACGCACATGATGAACGGCATTGGCGGGTCAGGTGACTTCGCGCGCAACGCGCAGGTGTCGATTTTCGTCACCAAGTCGATTGCCCGTGGCGGCGATATCTCCAGCGTGGTGCCGATGGTGTCGCATGTAGATCACACAGAACACGATGTCGATGTGCTGGTGACTGAGTACGGTCTGGCCGATCTGCGCGGACTGGCGCCTCGTGAACGTGCTCCGCTGATCATCGAGCATTGCGTGCATCCCGACTATCGTCCCGCTTTGCGTGAATATTTTTCACGTGCCTGCGCGACCACCGGCGGACAGACGCCGCATCTGCTGAGCGAAGCCTTGTCCTGGCACATCAACTACGCAGAGCACAAGACAATGCGCGCCGTTATGTCACCCGCCTGA
- a CDS encoding glutamine amidotransferase gives MKKALALRHVSFENLGQLEPLLKKRGFEISYFEVGVDSFSNVSPLDADLVVVLGGPIAVYDMDAYPCLRAEIAWLRARLLDDLPTLGICLGAQLMAAALHARVYPGTSGKEIGWGPLQPGEHAGENSYIEELIGNNTHVLHWHGDTFDLPAGAKHLASTDRYRNQAFSWGRNCLALQFHPEFDVRMVEQWLIGHAHEIAHTEEVSLAGLRSGALQYGRSFQNASHAFWNGWLASIGTPAGVKRKTAEHAG, from the coding sequence ATGAAAAAAGCGCTGGCACTACGCCATGTCTCGTTTGAGAATCTCGGACAACTGGAACCTCTGCTGAAGAAGCGCGGCTTCGAGATCAGCTATTTTGAAGTGGGAGTGGATTCCTTCTCAAACGTCTCACCGCTCGATGCCGACCTGGTGGTGGTGCTGGGCGGTCCGATCGCAGTCTACGACATGGATGCCTACCCCTGTCTGCGCGCCGAGATCGCGTGGTTGCGCGCACGCCTGCTGGACGACTTGCCCACGCTGGGTATCTGTCTTGGCGCACAACTGATGGCGGCGGCGCTGCATGCACGCGTTTATCCCGGCACATCCGGCAAGGAAATCGGCTGGGGTCCTTTGCAGCCTGGAGAACACGCCGGCGAAAACTCCTATATCGAAGAGCTGATCGGCAACAATACGCATGTGCTGCATTGGCATGGCGACACCTTCGATCTGCCGGCGGGAGCGAAGCATCTGGCGTCAACCGATCGCTATCGCAATCAGGCATTTTCGTGGGGACGCAATTGTCTGGCCTTGCAATTTCATCCAGAGTTCGACGTGCGCATGGTGGAGCAATGGCTGATCGGCCACGCCCATGAAATCGCCCACACTGAGGAAGTCAGCCTTGCAGGCTTGCGTTCAGGCGCATTGCAGTATGGCCGCAGCTTCCAGAATGCCTCGCATGCTTTCTGGAATGGTTGGCTGGCCAGTATCGGCACGCCGGCTGGCGTAAAAAGAAAGACAGCCGAACACGCCGGCTGA
- a CDS encoding ABC transporter substrate-binding protein, whose translation MKKWGRRTFARSVIAAAAVVAAGALAALSGLGQLANAAEPKQGGTLTWIVTPEPSSILPLTTTAGGNTELGPKIVEGLLTYDFNLNPKPLLATSWSISKDGLQYRFNLRRGVKWHDGKDFTSADVAFSILTLKTVHPRGRATFANVTEVQTPDPLTAIIVLSKPSPTLLTALAGAESPIVPKHLYDKTDILNSKYNSAPVGTGPFIFKEFVKGSHIVLERNPNYWDKPKPYLDKIIVRFIPDALARAAALESGSADLAGQAIPLSDVTRFSKLPKINVDTTNWAYIGLQQQLYFNLDTPVLQKLEVRRAISQAIDVNALNKVVWYGYGKVSASVIGTLNSKYHNPDIKYFPYNPKEAEAALDAAGLKRGADGIRFRLRLLYNPFQERRAADFVRQSLSRIGIDANIENYDFGTYVTKAYTERAFDLTLEALANVFDPTVGVQRVFWSKNFKVGLPFSNAPHYVNPEADRLLEAASVEVDETRRRQLFLDFQKVVHDDIPSIEFGANPSITIAAKKVKNYAPTAEGLRGSFAELYFD comes from the coding sequence ATGAAAAAGTGGGGAAGAAGAACATTTGCACGCAGCGTGATTGCTGCTGCTGCCGTTGTTGCCGCAGGTGCTTTGGCGGCGCTGTCGGGACTTGGCCAGCTGGCCAATGCCGCAGAGCCTAAACAAGGCGGGACGCTGACCTGGATCGTCACGCCGGAGCCGTCGTCGATTCTGCCGCTGACGACAACCGCCGGCGGTAATACTGAGCTGGGTCCCAAGATCGTTGAAGGTCTGTTGACCTACGATTTCAACCTCAATCCCAAACCATTGCTGGCCACGTCGTGGAGCATCAGCAAGGACGGTTTGCAATATCGCTTCAACCTGCGTCGTGGCGTCAAATGGCATGACGGCAAAGACTTCACCTCCGCTGACGTTGCGTTTTCGATCCTCACCCTGAAAACGGTGCATCCACGCGGTCGCGCCACCTTTGCCAATGTGACGGAAGTGCAGACGCCCGATCCGTTGACCGCCATCATCGTGTTGTCGAAGCCATCACCGACCTTGTTGACGGCGCTGGCCGGCGCCGAGTCGCCGATCGTGCCCAAGCATCTCTACGACAAGACTGACATCCTCAACAGCAAGTACAACAGCGCACCGGTCGGCACCGGTCCGTTCATCTTCAAGGAGTTCGTCAAGGGCAGCCACATCGTGCTTGAACGCAATCCCAACTACTGGGACAAGCCCAAGCCGTATCTCGACAAGATTATTGTGCGCTTTATCCCGGATGCGCTGGCGCGTGCTGCGGCGCTGGAGTCAGGTTCCGCCGACCTGGCCGGACAGGCGATTCCTTTATCGGATGTCACGCGTTTCAGCAAGCTGCCGAAGATCAACGTCGATACCACCAACTGGGCCTACATCGGTTTGCAGCAGCAGTTGTACTTCAACCTCGATACACCGGTGTTGCAGAAGCTGGAAGTACGCCGAGCGATCTCGCAGGCAATCGACGTCAATGCTCTGAACAAGGTGGTCTGGTACGGCTACGGCAAGGTCTCGGCCTCAGTAATCGGCACGCTCAACAGCAAGTATCACAACCCGGATATCAAGTACTTTCCGTACAACCCGAAAGAAGCCGAGGCGGCGCTGGATGCCGCAGGGTTGAAACGTGGTGCGGATGGCATACGCTTCCGCCTGCGCCTGCTGTACAACCCGTTTCAGGAGCGCCGTGCGGCCGATTTCGTGCGCCAGTCGCTGAGCCGCATCGGTATCGACGCCAACATTGAAAACTATGATTTCGGCACCTATGTCACCAAGGCCTACACGGAGCGCGCTTTCGACCTGACGCTGGAAGCCCTGGCCAATGTCTTCGATCCGACCGTGGGTGTACAGCGTGTGTTCTGGTCCAAGAATTTCAAGGTAGGCTTGCCGTTCTCGAACGCGCCGCACTATGTCAATCCGGAAGCCGATCGTCTACTGGAAGCCGCGTCGGTAGAGGTTGATGAGACTAGACGTCGTCAACTGTTCCTGGATTTCCAGAAAGTGGTACATGACGATATTCCATCGATCGAGTTCGGCGCCAATCCGAGCATCACGATTGCAGCCAAGAAGGTGAAGAACTACGCACCTACTGCCGAAGGTTTGCGCGGCAGCTTTGCGGAGTTGTATTTCGACTGA
- a CDS encoding response regulator, which yields MTASDPAILIIEDDEGLRMLARRRLEKRGFKVGTAGSIAQARSLLRDGAFDLLVIDYQLDDNMSGLDFYNELCEQGMHIPAVMCSGFSDEAHVSEALRCGIAHVLPKTQDYLDELPDLVTQILQQQAGAAS from the coding sequence ATGACTGCATCAGACCCCGCCATTTTGATTATCGAGGATGACGAAGGCCTGCGCATGCTGGCGCGGCGGCGTCTGGAGAAGCGTGGCTTTAAGGTCGGTACCGCCGGTAGCATTGCGCAGGCGCGCAGCTTGTTACGCGATGGTGCATTCGACTTGCTGGTCATCGATTACCAGTTGGACGACAACATGAGCGGCCTGGATTTCTACAATGAGTTGTGTGAGCAGGGGATGCATATTCCCGCCGTGATGTGCAGCGGTTTTTCCGATGAGGCGCATGTAAGTGAAGCGCTGCGCTGCGGTATCGCGCATGTGCTGCCGAAGACGCAGGACTATCTCGATGAGCTACCGGATCTGGTGACGCAGATCCTGCAGCAACAGGCGGGAGCCGCTAGCTGA
- a CDS encoding response regulator gives MADSEEVGILLVEDDDGHALLVEKNLRRAGLSNGFLRLKDGQEALDYFFNSDGAPSKPGFDSIVVLLDVNMPRVSGVDVLKRLKESDVTANIPIIMLTTTDDPREIERCYDYGCNLYITKPVEYEAFIEAVRRLGFFLQIIKVPTAGRGGA, from the coding sequence ATGGCTGATAGCGAAGAAGTAGGCATTCTGCTGGTCGAGGATGATGATGGCCACGCCTTGCTGGTGGAAAAAAACTTGCGCCGCGCCGGTCTGTCCAATGGCTTTCTGCGTCTGAAAGATGGACAGGAAGCGCTCGATTATTTTTTCAACAGCGACGGTGCGCCGAGTAAGCCAGGTTTCGATTCCATCGTGGTTTTACTGGACGTCAACATGCCGCGCGTGAGCGGTGTCGATGTCCTCAAACGTCTCAAAGAAAGTGACGTCACCGCAAACATTCCCATCATCATGCTGACCACCACCGACGATCCGCGCGAAATCGAGCGCTGCTACGACTACGGCTGCAATCTGTACATCACCAAACCGGTGGAGTACGAGGCTTTCATCGAGGCAGTGCGCCGGCTTGGATTCTTCCTGCAGATCATCAAAGTACCGACAGCAGGGCGCGGTGGCGCATGA
- a CDS encoding ATP-binding protein, whose amino-acid sequence MKLFKKGLLLVAIPGLFELGLLGVLYKSQENATQAEVWALHTKDVIIQAAEVREPVLLQSARLRAAIILNDPSGLEKTDLWESIEKEVNELRDFVIDNPTQLRATEQIRESIKEYHAWTDLQTELLKSGRRDELVTALRDPKALRLIQVIQRQLVDFIKVEEALDDVRQQRVLEARKLQNIALWVAFIGSILAAAIAAKIFSKDVGGRLAVLTDNARQLSEGGALASAVGGNDEITELDKVLHETHGRLKQAEENARAYREQLEGHARELALVNDDLQRQTQDNEMFIYSVSHDLRSPLVNLQGFSKELHHSIRDMHDTISNSNLNDKDKQYIRDLIEDDVEVSLKFIRTAVSRSASIIDSMLRLSRVGRVEYQSQQTDVNAIVERVIDAMSSTIRQREALVLAQPLPSCYGDPTAIEQIFGNLVGNAVNYLDPKRPGTVEIGVLPSDPGQPNFRTYYVKDNGLGIPADYLGKMFSAFNRLHADVAQGEGVGLALIKRIVMRHGGKIWVESTEGAGTTFYTSLPVTPTDSPASQLAQGEQTHG is encoded by the coding sequence ATGAAGCTGTTCAAAAAAGGTCTGTTGCTCGTCGCAATTCCTGGCCTGTTTGAATTGGGTTTGCTGGGGGTGTTGTACAAGAGCCAGGAAAACGCCACGCAAGCCGAGGTGTGGGCATTGCATACCAAAGACGTCATCATTCAGGCTGCGGAAGTGCGCGAGCCGGTCTTGCTGCAATCGGCGCGTCTGCGTGCGGCCATCATTCTCAATGATCCCAGCGGACTCGAGAAAACAGACCTGTGGGAAAGCATCGAAAAAGAAGTCAATGAGCTGCGTGATTTCGTCATCGACAATCCCACGCAGTTGCGCGCGACGGAGCAGATTCGCGAGTCGATAAAGGAGTATCACGCCTGGACGGATCTGCAAACCGAGTTGCTCAAGAGCGGCCGCCGTGACGAATTGGTGACGGCCTTGCGGGATCCGAAGGCATTACGCCTGATTCAGGTTATTCAGCGCCAGTTGGTGGATTTCATCAAGGTGGAAGAAGCGCTCGATGACGTACGCCAGCAGCGCGTGCTCGAAGCGCGGAAACTGCAAAATATCGCGTTGTGGGTCGCCTTCATCGGTTCAATTCTGGCAGCGGCAATTGCGGCGAAAATTTTCAGCAAGGATGTCGGTGGCCGTCTTGCCGTATTGACTGACAATGCGCGGCAACTCAGCGAAGGCGGGGCGCTCGCCAGTGCGGTTGGCGGCAACGATGAAATCACGGAGCTCGACAAAGTACTGCACGAGACACACGGGCGGTTGAAGCAGGCGGAAGAAAATGCCCGTGCTTATCGTGAGCAACTGGAAGGACACGCGCGGGAACTGGCCCTGGTCAATGACGATTTGCAGCGGCAGACGCAAGACAATGAAATGTTTATTTATAGCGTGTCGCATGATTTGCGTTCGCCGCTGGTGAACCTGCAAGGCTTCAGCAAGGAGTTGCATCATTCGATCAGGGATATGCACGATACCATTTCCAACAGTAATCTCAACGACAAGGACAAGCAATATATCCGTGATCTGATTGAGGATGACGTCGAGGTGTCGCTCAAGTTTATCCGCACGGCGGTATCGCGTTCAGCGTCGATCATCGATTCCATGTTGCGTCTGTCGCGTGTAGGCCGGGTCGAGTATCAGTCGCAACAAACCGACGTCAATGCAATCGTGGAAAGGGTGATTGATGCCATGAGTTCCACCATTCGCCAACGCGAAGCTCTGGTATTGGCGCAGCCGTTGCCGTCGTGCTACGGCGACCCGACAGCGATTGAGCAGATTTTCGGCAATCTGGTCGGCAATGCGGTGAATTATCTTGATCCCAAGCGTCCGGGGACGGTGGAGATCGGTGTCTTGCCGTCGGATCCGGGGCAGCCCAATTTTCGCACCTATTACGTCAAGGACAACGGCCTTGGCATTCCAGCCGACTATCTCGGCAAAATGTTTTCAGCGTTTAACCGTCTGCATGCAGACGTGGCTCAAGGAGAGGGCGTCGGCCTGGCGCTGATCAAGCGGATCGTGATGCGTCACGGCGGCAAGATATGGGTCGAATCCACTGAAGGTGCCGGCACCACTTTTTATACCTCGTTGCCGGTAACACCGACAGACAGTCCTGCAAGCCAACTTGCTCAAGGAGAACAAACTCATGGCTGA